In Brachypodium distachyon strain Bd21 chromosome 2, Brachypodium_distachyon_v3.0, whole genome shotgun sequence, one genomic interval encodes:
- the LOC100824183 gene encoding peroxidase 1, producing MALDVVLVRLLIIAAVASVLPARGRADGAAGLAIGFYNEKCPGAEDLVLEEMRDIVHEDRTLGPALLRLLFHDCFVRGCDASIMLKSRSKKGERDAKPMSYSLRGFDEVERIKAKLEEACPLTVSCADIIIMAARDAVYLNNGPRFPVETGRRDGKVSNCVDAENDLAPPNANIVDLKTYFSVKNLSWKDLVVLSGSHTIGSSQCAAFAGDRLYNHSGKGMQDPTLNKTYAPDLRMMCEAGNETDTTPVSMDPGSPHEFDLSYYRDVYSNKGLFVSDQALLDDKLTHDYVARMAAAPSPDEFFDDYAAAMINMGRMEVLTGHNGEIRKICGAYVD from the exons ATGGCATTGGACGTCGTCCTCGTCAGGTTACTCATCATTGCGGCCGTGGCGAGCGTTCTGCCGGCGCGGGGCCGCGCGGATGGCGCCGCCGGGCTCGCGATCGGGTTCTACAACGAGAAGTGCCCGGGCGCGGAAGATCTGGTGCTGGAAGAGATGCGTGACATCGTCCATGAAGACAGGACCCTCGGGCCGGCGCTGCTGCGGCTTCtcttccacgactgcttcgtCAGG GGGTGCGACGCGTCGATCATGCTGAAATCGAGGAGCAAGAAGGGGGAGAGGGACGCCAAGCCGATGAGCTACAGCCTCCGCGGCTTCGACGAGGTGGAGCGGATCAAGGccaagctggaggaggcgtGCCCGCTGACCGTGTCGTGCGcggacatcatcatcatggcGGCGCGGGACGCCGTGTACCTG AACAACGGGCCACGGTTCCCGGTGGAGACGGGACGCCGGGACGGCAAGGTGTCCAACTGCGTGGACGCCGAGAACGACCTGGCGCCCCCGAATGCCAACATTGTCGATCTTAAAACCTACTTCAGCGTCAAGAACCTGTCCTGGAAGGACCTGGTGGTGCTGTCAGGGAGCCACACGATCGGTTCCTCCCAGTGCGCCGCGTTCGCGGGGGACCGGCTGTACAACCACAGCGGCAAAGGGATGCAGGACCCGACCCTGAACAAGACCTACGCCCCGGACCTGCGGATGATGTGCGAGGCCGGGAACGAGACGGACACGACGCCGGTGAGCATGGACCCCGGGAGCCCCCACGAGTTCGACCTGAGCTACTACAGGGACGTGTACAGCAACAAGGGCCTCTTCGTCTCCGACCAGGCGCTCCTCGACGACAAGCTCACGCACGACTACGTGGCAAGGatggccgccgcgccgtcgcccgaCGAGTTCTTCGACGACTACGCGGCAGCCATGATCAACATGGGGAGGATGGAGGTGCTCACGGGCCACAACGGGGAGATCAGGAAAATCTGCGGCGCCTACGTTGACTAA
- the LOC100827655 gene encoding sulfite exporter TauE/SafE family protein 5 encodes MMSWTAARVVPLLATAATSISSLSVAAAASNSSTSPHSGDLPSDFLTQLSQWREHHLSHPPTNGLGGNGVGPNAVLAWILAFLAASVSSAGGVGGGSLFLPILNLVAGLSLKRAATYSSFMVTGGAASNVLYNLLWNRGRVLIDYDIALLFQPCLLLGVSIGVVCNVMFPEWLITALFSLFLAFCTVKTCRAGVKIWRSESCAASAAVAVAAARHNENKEPLLVLLPAGQDGDQAAAGNGAGFPWKDVSVLVAVWLCFFLLHAFIGDKHGKGMIRITPCGIAYWLFTISQVPFSVAFTAYIIYAKRKKQLLRNQEDGKANCVETKTETMSSLILPLAAFVTGSLSGLFGIGGGLLLNPVLLQMGIPPQTAAATSSFMVLFCASMSMVQFILLGMDGIGEASVYAGICFVASVAGAVLIEKAVRKSGRVSMIVFLVTAIMALSTVIVTCFGALDVWKQYNGGAYMGFKLPC; translated from the exons ATGATGTCGTGGACTGCTGCTCGAGTTGTCCCTCTCcttgccaccgccgccacctccatctcctccctctctgtcgcagcagcagcgtccAATTCCTCCACTTCGCCACACTCCGGCGACCTCCCATCGGACTTCCTCACCCAGCTCTCGCAATGGCGGGAACACCATCTCTCCCACCCGCCCACGAACGGGCTTGGCGGCAATGGCGTCGGCCCGAACGCCGTCCTGGCGTGGATCCTGGCGTTCCTGGCGGCGTCCGTGTCGAGCGCGGGGGGCGTGGGGGGCGGGTCGCTGTTCCTCCCGATCCTGAACCTCGTGGCGGGGCTCAGCCTGAAACGGGCCGCCACCTACTCCTCCTTCATGGTCACCGGCGGGGCCGCCTCCAACGTGCTCTACAACCTCTTGTGGAACAGAGGCCGGGTGCTCATCGACTACGACATCGCGCTGCTGTTCCAGCCGTGCCTGCTCCTGGGCGTCAGCATCGGGGTGGTCTGCAACGTCATGTTCCCGGAGTGGCTCATCACCGCGCTCTTCTCGCTCTTCCTCGCCTTCTGCACCGTCAAGACGTGCCGCGCCGGGGTGAAGATTTGGAGGTCCGAGAGCTGCGCCGCTTctgctgccgtcgccgtcgccgccgcgcgtcaTAACGAAAACAAAGAGCCTCTGCTCGTCCTGCTTCCTGCTGGCCAGGACGGTGACCAAGCAGCGGCAGGCAATGGCGCCGGGTTCCCGTGGAAGGACGTGTCGGTGCTCGTCGCGGTCTGGCTCTGCTTCTTCCTGCTACACGCCTTCATTGGAGATAAGCATGGGAAG GGAATGATCAGGATAACGCCCTGTGGAATAGCATACTGGCTTTTCACCATATCTCAGGTTCCTTTCTCTGTGGCTTTCACGGCCTACATCATATACGCAAAGAGAAAGAAGCAGCTTCTGCGCAACCAAGAAGATGGCAAG GCAAACTGCGTGGAGACTAAAACGGAAACCATGTCATCGCTCATACTCCCACTGGCCGCTTTTGTGACCGGGTCTCTGAGTGGCCTCTTCGGCATCGGTGGAGGGCTGCTTCTGAACCCTGTTCTCCTTCAGATGGGAATACCCCCTCAG ACTGCAGCGGCGACGTCCTCGTTTATGGTCCTGTTCTGCGCGTCGATGTCGATGGTTCAGTTCATTCTGCTGGGAATGGACGGGATCGGGGAGGCTTCAGTCTACGCGGGGATATGCTTCGTTgcttcggttgccggggctgTTCTGATTGAAAAAGCCGTCAGGAAGTCCGGCCGGGTTTCGATGATCGTGTTCTTGGTTACTGCCATCATGGCGCTCAGCACCGTCATCGTCACCTGCTTCGGAGCACTGGATGTTTGGAAGCAGTACAATGGTGGGGCGTACATGGGATTCAAGTTACCTTGTTGA
- the LOC100824492 gene encoding polyphenol oxidase I, chloroplastic: MAMSTRCHAPLAACVFLVCAVSMAVYTAFPLSMSPCTNSLSRALLAISGLDPYITSCADHDDASAARLSDGGGSDNIIGGPIVTNLLTCGNATLPPHALPPFYCCPPMTTAEPINFTFPDPSEPLRVRRPAHAVGAEYMAKYERVIALMKALPHSDPRSFYQVANIHCAYCTTSYRQANPKLGVQIHFSWLFFTFHRAHLYFFERIAAKLLGEPEFALPFWSWDVPEGMRMPVEFANSSSVLYDPIRNPSHAPPKLVDLDFLGPEKNFTDEQQIQHNLRVMYKQMIGNAALPSLFHGQPYRAGQNDMPGAGTVELAPHNTVHTWTGDITLPNVENMGDYYSAGRDPIFYPHHNNIDRLWQAWRDAGVARGYRGHVDFTDPDWLDSSFLFYNEDARLVRITVRDVLDTEKLRYTHAGVGMPWLDAKPPTTPNVNTKKGSLKSVRFPVSLDAAVSAEVRRPRVLRSRHEKMAQEEVLVVEGVETNGNELVKFDVFVNAMEHEKVEAGGRELAGTFVSMKQPSMDHRTGKRKPMKTSMRVALNELLEDLGADGDESVTVTLVPRRGNVRIGGLRIVYMTE; this comes from the exons ATGGCCATGAGTACTAGATGCCATGCTCCGCTCGCAGCCTGCGTCTTTCTCGTCTGTGCCGTCTCCATGGCCGTCTACACCGCCTTCCCACTCTCCATGAGCCCATGTACCAACTCTCTGTCGAGAGCGCTCCTCGCCATCTCCGGCCTAGACCCGTACATCACTTCATGCGCAGACCACGAcgacgcctccgccgcccgactttccgacggcggcggcagcgacaaCATTATCGGCGGGCCGATCGTGACCAACCTACTAACGTGCGGCAATGCAACCCTCCCGCCGCACGCGCTCCCGCCATTCTACTGCTGCCCACCGATGACCACGGCCGAGCCAATCAACTTCACGTTCCCGGACCCGTCGGAGCCGCTCAGggtccggcggccggcgcacGCGGTGGGCGCGGAGTACATGGCCAAGTACGAGCGCGTGATAGCGCTGATGAAGGCGCTGCCGCACAGCGACCCGCGGAGCTTCTACCAGGTGGCCAACATCCACTGCGCCTACTGCACCACCTCTTACCGGCAGGCGAACCCGAAGCTGGGCGTCCAGATCCACTTCTCCTGGCTCTTCTTCACTTTCCACCGCGCCCACCTCTACTTCTTCGAGCGCATCGCGGCCAAGCTGCTCGGGGAACCTGAGTTCGCGTTGCCGTTCTGGAGCTGGGACGTGCCGGAAGGGATGAGGATGCCGGTGGAGTTCGCCAACTCGTCCTCGGTGTTGTACGACCCCATACGGAACCCGAGCCACGCGCCGCCCAAGCTCGTAGACCTGGACTTCCTTGGCCCGGAGAAGAACTTCACCGATGAGCAGCAgatccagcacaacctcaggGTCATGTATAAACAG ATGATTGGCAACGCCGCTTTGCCCTCCCTCTTCCACGGCCAGCCCTACCGTGCCGGCCAGAACGACATGCCAGGCGCAGGGACAGTGGAGTTGGCCCCGCACAACACAGTGCACACATGGACCGGCGACATAACACTCCCCAACGTGGAGAACATGGGCGATTATTACTCCGCCGGTCGCGATCCGATCTTCTACCCGCACCACAATAACATCGACCGCCTGTGGCAAGCCTGgcgcgacgccggcgtggcccGCGGCTACCGCGGCCACGTCGACTTCACGGACCCCGACTGGCTCGactcctccttcctcttctacAACGAGGACGCTCGCCTCGTGCGCATCACCGTTCGAGACGTGCTCGACACCGAGAAGCTCCGGTACAcccacgccggcgtcggcaTGCCGTGGCTCGACGCGAAGCCGCCTACCACCCCCAACGTGAACACCAAGAAAGGCTCGCTCAAGTCCGTCAGGTTCCCGGTGTCCCTCGACGCGGCTGTGTCCGCGGAGGTGAGGCGGCCGCGCGTGCTACGAAGCCGGCACGAGAAAATGGCGCAGGAGGAGGTGCTGGTGGTCGAGGGCGTCGAGACCAACGGCAACGAACTGGTCAAGTTCGACGTGTTCGTGAACGCCATGGAGCACGAGAAGGTGGAGGCAGGCGGGCGGGAGTTGGCCGGGACCTTCGTGTCCATGAAGCAGCCCAGCATGGACCACCGTACAGGGAAGAGGAAGCCGATGAAAACGAGCATGAGGGTGGCGTTGAACGAGCTCTTGGAAGATCTGGGCGCCGATGGCGACGAGAGCGTGACCGTGACCTTGGTGCCGAGGCGTGGGAACGTTAGGATTGGAGGCCTGAGAATCGTGTACATGACGGAATGA
- the LOC100823872 gene encoding autophagy-related protein 18f → MRNGAQAPRGSGGGGVGLFSARSLSSYMRIMSSGASTAASTLRSAGASLVNSIASHEEDGSRDQVQWAGFDKLECGDDILRQVLLLAYKSGFQVWDVECADDVRQLESRHDGVVSFMQLLKKPIASKKGEDIFVDARPVLALAGGGTSTGSANSHDANGPGFNGTNGSYHNIGSEKLSTVLLFYSLKDRDYIHTKKFRSAVYSIRCSPRVVAVSQATQIHCFDAATMELDYTLLTSPIVSPISGYGPLGLGSRWIAYSGSPVPVPNTGRVSPQLLSMSPIVPPPGSNSSVVAYYAKESSKQLAAGIVTLGDVGYKKLSKYYSDLVPNGNNGTIKQANSGFKANGVTNGHTMDNEYAGTVIVRDIVSKAMVVQFRAHTSPISALCFDPSGTLLVTASIHGRNINVFRIMPSLDGSASEDGPNGTYVHLFKLQRGITNAVIKDISFSDDSEWILISSSRGTSHFFAISPYSGSTSFHYSDNNLAENNYLMDSSVKHATHWSQNSTPSLSLNQKKLSVSGPAVTLSVVSRIRNGSNLLKGAVHGAAAFATGVSSPISGAIASTFHNCKGGVPNSDGSLLCMKYYLLVFSPSGSIIQYVLHHSDEQDSGIDFPSDAISYGSQRETETKFVIEALQKWDVCHKRNRRDTAESYLYNDFDNGLNSKLFQKVTRKGTSIYPSNCAATERLKLSADENHNYYISESELQTHVVQTPVWSKSGVHFQVIVGRTAEADNSDTVSGETEIEKVWTRNIESRSKNLIPVFESLHTSRFQQPRVSTPDSKRSGLLQQQKSGFSADGRLSRRSSCSSLDCMSEVPNSTDDNGSTQYLVEDSATAVNMISNVNHQAELVNNTESLNPEAQLGFVNSKEDCEDRELLPDL, encoded by the exons ATGCGGAACGGCGCGCAGGCTCctcgcggcagcggcggcgggggcgttGGGTTATTCTCGGCGCGGTCGCTGTCCAGCTACATGCGGATCATGTCTTCAGGGGCGTCCACGGCCGCATCCACGCTGCGGTCGGCGGGCGCCTCGCTGGTGAACTCGATCGCCAGCCACGAGGAGGACGGGAGCCGCGACCAG GTGCAATGGGCTGGGTTCGATAAACTTGAATGTGGGGATGACATACTGCGCCAGGTTTTGCTACTAGCATATAAATCTGGCTTCCAAGTATGGGACGTTGAATGCGCTGATGATGTAAGACAGCTGGAATCAAGACATGATGGAGTGGTTTCTTTCATGCAACTGTTAAAGAAACCAATTGCCTCGAAGAAAGGTGAAGACATATTTGTAGATGCACGGCCAGTGCTAGCTCTTGCTGGTGGTGGAACTAGCACAGGAAGTGCTAACAGCCATGACGCCAATGGCCCTGGGTTCAACGGAACTAATGGTAGTTACCATAATATTGGCAGTGAAAAACTGTCTACGGTCCTTCTCTTTTATTCACTGAAGGACCGTGATTACATTCATACAAAGAAGTTCAGATCAGCTGTCTATTCCATAAGGTGCAGTCCTAGAGTTGTGGCTGTTTCTCAGGCTACCCAG ATACATTGTTTTGATGCTGCGACAATGGAGCTGGACTATACTCTTCTTACCAGCCCTATAGTTTCACCAATCTCAGGTTATGGCCCTCTTGGATTAGGTTCTAGATGGATAGCATATTCTGGGAGTCCAGTTCCAGTTCCAAATACAGGCCGTGTTAGCCCTCAGCTTCTTAGCATGTCTCCCATAGTTCCACCTCCTGGTTCAAACAGCAGTGTGGTGGCATACTATGCAAAAGAATCAAGCAAGCAACTGGCTGCTGGCATTGTAACGCTTGGTGATGTTGGATATAAGAAGCTGTCCAAGTATTATTCAGACTTAGTTCCAAATGGTAATAATGGTACTATAAAGCAAGCGAATTCTGGCTTCAAAGCAAATGGAGTTACAAATGGGCATACTATGGACAATGAATATGCTGGAACG GTTATTGTTCGAGATATTGTCTCTAAAGCAATGGTAGTTCAGTTCAGGGCACATACAAGTCCCATTTCAGCACTCTGTTTTGATCCCAGTGGAACTCTTCTGGTGACGGCTTCCATTCATGGTCGGAACATCAATGTTTTCCGCATTATGCCTTCTTTAGATGGTAGTGCGTCTGAAGATGGTCCCAATGGTACCTATGTTCATTTGTTTAAATTACAAAGAGGCATCACCAATGCG GTCATAAAAGATATCAGCTTTAGCGATGACAGTGAATGGATACTGATTAGTTCGTCGAGGGGAACAAGTCATTTTTTTGCAATATCTCCATATAGTGGATCCACAAGCTTTCACTATAGTGACAATAACCTTGcagaaaataattatttaatgGATTCGTCTGTTAAGCATGCCACTCATTGGTCTCAAAACTCAACTCCCTCTCTGAGTCTGAATCAGAAGAAGCTTTCCGTATCAGGCCCCGCTGTCACATTGTCTGTTGTCAGTAGAATAAGAAATGGGAGTAACTTGTTGAAGGGTGCTGTCCATGGTGCTGCAGCATTTGCAACAGGTGTGTCCAGTCCAATTTCTGGTGCTATTGCTTCAACATTCCACAACTGCAAGGGTGGTGTCCCTAACTCAGATGGCAGTTTGCTTTGCATGAAGTATTATTTATTAGTATTTTCCCCATCTGGAAGCATCATACAGTATGTTCTCCATCACTCAGATGAACAGGATTCTGGAATTGATTTTCCTTCAGATGCCATTTCTTATGGATCACAAAGAGAAACTGAAACAAAATTTGTTATTGAAGCTCTTCAGAAGTGGGATGTTTGTCATAAAAGAAATAGAAGAGACACTGCTGAGAGTTATCTATATAATGATTTTGACAATGGGTTAAATAGTAAACTTTTCCAGAAAGTCACCAGGAAAGGAACTAGTATATACCCATCCAATTGTGCTGCTACTGAAAGGCTGAAGCTTAGCGCTGATGAAAATCACAATTATTATATTTCTGAAAGTGAACTGCAGACACATGTTGTGCAAACTCCGGTTTGGTCAAAATCTGGG GTACACTTTCAAGTAATAGTTGGCAGAACTGCAGAAGCAGACAACTCTGATACAGTTTCTGGGGAGACTGAAATAGAAAAAGTCTGGACTCGTAATATAGAATCAAGGTCGAAGAATCTGATACCGGTCTTTGAATCTCTTCATACATCTAGGTTTCAGCAGCCAAG GGTCAGCACACCTGATAGTAAGAGAAGTGGATTGCTGCAGCAACAGAAGTCTGGATTTTCAGCAGATGGCAGACTCTCTCGCAGAAGCAGTTGCAGTTCTTTGGATTGCATGTCTGAAGTCCCAAATAGCACAGATGATAATGGTTCCACTCAATACTTGGTAGAAGATAGTGCCACTGCTGTAAATATGATTTCAAATGTTAACCACCAAGCCGAGCTTGTAAATAATACTGAGAGCCTTAACCCAGAGGCCCAGCTCGGATTTGTAAATAGTAAAGAAGATTGTGAAGATAGAGAGCTACTCCCAGACCTGTGA
- the LOC100831222 gene encoding blue copper protein yields the protein MAEMKAAICCIVAVVSLIHLVTAADHVVGGPTGGWQGGTDYKSWVSAQAFAPGDTLTFKYSSRHNVLEVTSDDYEACSTANPVSYDNSGATTIALASPGKRYFICGGPGHCQAGMKLEVAVAERPAPTTPSPTPQLPPPPQHAELRHAPAPMPLPPAPASSEPPKRAGSPHKKRPKRHYSSPPKPAPALAPAPTPTVQAVEAYFPMAALAPMSSSPPPPPMSSDAAAVSRAKWGEVAVEILALGFVVLAL from the exons ATGGCAGAGATGAAGGCTGCGATTTGCTGCATCGTCGCGGTTGTCTCACTGATCCACCTTGTGACGGCTGCCGATCACGTCGTCGGCGGCCCAACCGGCGGCTGGCAAGGAGGCACGGACTATAAGTCCTGGGTTTCGGCCCAAGCATTTGCTCCTGGAGACACCTTAA CATTCAAGTACAGCTCGCGCCACAACGTCCTTGAAGTGACCAGCGACGACTACGAAGCGTGCTCCACGGCCAACCCCGTTTCGTACGACAACAGCGGCGCCACCACCATTGCGCTCGCCTCGCCGGGGAAGCGCTACTTCATCTGCGGCGGGCCGGGCCACTGCCAGGCCGGAATGAAGCTGGAGGTGGCCGTCGCCGAGCGCCCTGCACCCACGACACCCAGCCCCACGCcacagctgccaccgccgccacaaCACGCGGAGCTGCGGCATGCGCCGGCGCCAATGCCGTTGCCGCCGGCACCCGCGTCGTCTGAACCACCAAAACGTGCAGGGTCGCCGCACAAGAAACGCCCCAAGAGGCACTACTCCTCCCCGCCTAAACCTGCGCCTGCATTAGCTCCCGCACCCACACCCACGGTGCAGGCCGTGGAGGCGTACTTCCCGatggcggcgctggcgccgaTGTCGTCTTCACCCCCGCCTCCACCGATGTCGTCGGACGCGGCTGCTGTGTCGCGTGCAAAGTGGGGCGAGGTCGCGGTGGAGATATTAGCACTTGGGTTCGTGGTTTTGGCTCTGTAA